In Bacillus sp. SM2101, a single window of DNA contains:
- a CDS encoding glycosyltransferase family 2 protein: MIVKNEEKVLDNCLSSIAELMDEIIIVDTGSSDRTKEIAMKYTDKIYDFEWVDDFSKARNYSFSKATKDYIMWLDADDIVPNESQLKIAEIKKNLLELNPDAIMMPYQYSFDSEGRPILTIYRNRIVKKECNFKWHGYVHEEIQVSGKVFKANIIIQHKKVRTKSDRNIKIYEKVIAEKKTLPPRDVLHYANECLDHQQFDKAIELFVSFLATENQAKDFRNYACWKLADTYISLKDYEKAIEYCLTSFTIDSPRAEMCCRLAYCFQIKNEITQAISWYKIATNLDIPELEDRVTIFQEPCYTWLPHLELCSCYIHLKDYQNAKLHNDLAAKYIPDSSVVNEYNQFFQKITNHNN, from the coding sequence ATGATTGTAAAGAATGAAGAGAAAGTATTAGATAATTGTTTATCTTCTATAGCCGAATTAATGGATGAAATTATAATTGTTGATACTGGATCATCTGATAGAACGAAGGAAATAGCAATGAAATATACTGATAAAATTTATGACTTTGAATGGGTAGATGACTTCTCAAAGGCTCGAAATTACTCCTTCTCAAAAGCTACGAAAGATTATATTATGTGGCTTGATGCTGATGATATTGTACCTAATGAAAGTCAACTTAAAATTGCTGAAATAAAGAAAAACCTGTTGGAGCTTAACCCTGATGCGATCATGATGCCTTACCAATATAGCTTTGACTCAGAGGGAAGACCGATCTTAACAATCTATCGTAATCGGATAGTGAAGAAGGAATGTAATTTTAAATGGCATGGATATGTTCATGAGGAAATTCAAGTTTCAGGTAAAGTATTTAAAGCAAATATTATTATTCAGCATAAAAAAGTTCGAACAAAATCAGATCGCAACATAAAAATATACGAAAAAGTCATTGCAGAAAAGAAAACGTTACCTCCGAGGGATGTGCTTCATTATGCAAATGAATGCTTAGATCATCAACAATTTGATAAAGCCATTGAACTATTCGTCTCCTTTTTAGCCACAGAAAATCAGGCTAAAGATTTTCGTAACTATGCATGTTGGAAGCTTGCGGATACTTATATTAGTCTAAAAGATTATGAAAAGGCAATTGAATATTGTTTAACATCTTTTACAATTGATTCTCCGAGAGCAGAAATGTGTTGTAGATTAGCATATTGTTTTCAAATAAAAAACGAAATAACTCAGGCGATAAGCTGGTATAAAATAGCTACTAATCTTGATATCCCAGAATTAGAGGATCGTGTAACAATCTTTCAGGAACCTTGTTACACATGGCTTCCTCACCTTGAGTTGTGTAGCTGCTATATTCATTTAAAGGATTATCAAAACGCGAAATTGCATAACGACTTGGCAGCAAAATATATACCTGACAGTTCTGTAGTAAATGAGTATAATCAGTTTTTTCAAAAAATAACAAATCATAATAATTGA